GAAGATCCACCGTTCCAACCCCAGATTACTGGCCAGCTTCTCAGCACAGCCGCGACACTTGATATCCTCCAGGTACATACCCACCGAAGCAATCGCAACCGATACGATCTAACTGCATACGATCAGACGCGTATGGAACACCTTGCCTCTCTTCTCGAAGCAAATCGCAACTAATCGGTGCAACGCGTAACCCTGTCAGCTGACCTCAGACTCGACGCTCACCAGTTCACCACGATATTGATCCTCCCAGTCGTGACGTGCTTGAAGCTCACGACGACCCCGCTCGGTAAGCCCATACTTGTTCGTCCGCTGATCAAGCTCGCCTTTCTTCACTAACCCCTTGTCGACGAGTGTATCGAGATTCGGATACAAACGTCCGTGGTGGATCTCGGTCCCGTAGTACTCCTCAAGAACATCTTTTAGCGCGAGACCATGTGGCTCATTGAGTCCAGCAATAACATAGAGAAGATCGCGTTGAAACCCTGTCAAGCCATTCATATCACCTA
This portion of the Halalkalicoccus tibetensis genome encodes:
- a CDS encoding helix-turn-helix transcriptional regulator → MNGLTGFQRDLLYVIAGLNEPHGLALKDVLEEYYGTEIHHGRLYPNLDTLVDKGLVKKGELDQRTNKYGLTERGRRELQARHDWEDQYRGELVSVESEVS